The Carassius auratus strain Wakin unplaced genomic scaffold, ASM336829v1 scaf_tig00215565, whole genome shotgun sequence genome has a window encoding:
- the lsm6 gene encoding U6 snRNA-associated Sm-like protein LSm6 yields MSLRKQTPSDFLKQIIGRPVVVKLNSGVDYRGVLACLDGYMNIAVEQTEEYVNGQLKNKYGDAFLRGNNVLYISTQKRKM; encoded by the exons atgagTCTCCGGAAGCAGACACCAAGTGATTTCCTGAAGCAGATCATTGGGAGACCAGTGGTGGTAAAGCTGAACTCTGGTGTCGATTACAGAG GAGTCCTGGCTTGCCTTGATGGCTACATGAATATCGCTGTGGAACAGACTGAGGAATATGTCAATGGCCAGCTGAAGAACAAGTATGGAGACGCATTTCTCAGAGGAAACAATG TGTTATACATCAGCACCcagaagaggaagatgtga